The Methanosarcina acetivorans C2A genome includes the window AATCGAAATCAACCCTGGAGACACATTCTATCTTGGAGTCAGACCTCTCTACGAAATAGAAGACAAGACCATGAGGGTTACCCTCTACGACGCTGAAGACAAAAAACTTGACTGGATCCTTGTCTGAAGAGTCCGGTTCTTATTGCATAAAGATTGTTTCTACAGATTGATTTCTGTAGAGAAATTTAATCCAATTTTTGAACCCTGCTTTTGAAGGAAACTTCAGATTTTCCGCAAAAAGCCCTGTGTCGAAGACTCAATAAGGTATTTTTATTGGATTCATTCAGGCTCGTTAATTCAGATCCATTCATCCGGGGTCTGCTTACTCAGCTTTCTGGATCTGCTTACACAGGTCTATTGAGTTTGTATATTCGGGATCTGTTTACTCAGGCCTGTACGGGATCTCGAGTTCCATCAGGTCTTCGGCTACAATAACATTCTCAAACACTTTTTTCGAATCTTTCAGGATAGGCTCCACATCATCGGTATAACGTGAACTTATATGGGTTAGGACCAGTTTCCTGACACCGGCTTCTTTTGCGAGGGCTGCAACCTCGCCTGCAGTTGAATGCATGGACTCTTCCGCCCACTCTGCCATCTCATCGGCGAAACTGCCGTCATGGATCAGGAGGTCGGCGTCTCTGCTTGCCTCAAGTACGGCTTCACAGGGCCTGGTATCCCCGCTGTACACGATTGTCCTTCCGGGTCTCGGGGTCCCCATGACTTCTTCGGGTCTTACTACCTTTCCGCCCGCTTCCACTGGATTTCCCTTTTGCAGTTTTGAGAAAAGAGGGCCAGGAGGGACTCCAAGTGCGACCGCTTTTTCCCTGTTAAAACGTCCGGGCCTGGGATTTTCAATAAGGGCATAGCCAAGACTCGGGGTGCTGTGTTCGGTCTCTAACGCCCGGACCACATACCCCTCCCCTTCGACAACGTCGCCGGGTTTCAGTTCCATACCATGAATTTCGTATTTAAGGTTGAAATAGCCAAGAGCCTTGAAGAGCTCGGTAAATTCCCGGGTCCCCGCTGGCCCGTAAATCATAAGAGGATCTTTTCTGCCCATGAAAGACATGGTCTGGATCAGGCCCGGAATTCCCAGAAAATGATCGGCATGGAAATGACTGACAAAAATAGAGGACAGGCTCATCATCCCTGTTTTTGCCCGCATCATCTGCTGCTGGGTGCCTTCGCCACAGTCAAAGAGCATAAGCTCCCCTTCTCTGTTGATCATTACTGCTGACGGATTTCTGTTGCGGGTTGGAAGAGAACCTCCAGTACCAAGAAAAGTTATGCGAAGCATACTGAACTCAGTAACACTTTAGAGGTATTTATTGATTACCACCTGAAAAATATCAGGAAATTCATAATGTATTCAAACCGATTAAGTCGAACACGATTAAGTCGAACCTCCGCCTTCAGAAACATTTTTTTCGGCATGTTCAGGTTTCCAATGTCCAGATCCTTCCGTAGTTTCCGGGAATGTTAAGCTGGAAGGCCTCTCCCGCAGAAACTCCCGTTAAATTGTCCTGCCCGTGAAGTTCTTCCCGGTAATTGCCATCAAATGGAAACTTGAAAGGCACTGCCTGCGCCCGGGCTCCGAAGTTCAATGCTACCAAGCTGAAAACCCCGTGATAAGTCCGGGAAAACAGCATGATATTTCGGGACTGATAGAGGGCATAATCATTGTAGAAGTAATGCTCTCCTCTGGAAAACTGAGGGTTATTCCTGCGAAGCTTAACAAGTTTCCTGACAAGATTGACCAGCGACCTGCCTTCGGAAGTATAAAAATATTCCCAGCGCACAGGTCTGTACAAAAGTACTCTTCCCCACCCCTCCTGAGGAAGGAAGTAATTTTCACCGAACTCCTGGCCCTGCCATAACATGGGAATGCCTTTTGCCGTAAGCAGGCTTATAAGGTAAGGCTGTATCCTGTACCAGAGGACACGATCCCCTTCTCTTAAAAGTTCATTATCATTGGGAACTGTTCCAAAAGTACATATAAAACGGGAATGATCATGATTTTCCAGGTACTGTAAAGCGGTTTTTGTGAGTTTATCCCCGTTGTTCTGAACTTCTGCCGGATAATCAATGAGGCCAAAAAGAAAGCCAAGGTCGGTCAACTTTCCAGGATTACCGGCTATTTCCCGGGCTGCAGACAGCGTCCTGTTTTGCCAGGTACAGTTACTGTAAGTTTTATTCAGGATTTCTACAGGTTTTTGAAGCTGCTCGGCACACTGAATGAGGTTGATGGACTCTCCTTCAAAAAACCGTTGCCAATGATCGGAAGAACCTTTTTTTGCTTTAACCAGCTGGTAAGTGTCTCGTACAAGTTTCGTATAACCGTTATCCGAATCCTCCAGCCAGTACCCGGGCACGTAGTCGTATCTAAAACCATCTACATGATAACTTTCAAGCCAGTGGTTGTTGACCGTCAAAAAGAAATCCCGGGTAAATTTGTGATTGAAGTCCGTACTTACTCCAAAAGCATTTTCAGCGAAAGAACCCATGAAAGGGTTTTCTTCCGGAGGATATTCGAGTTCGTTGTACACATAGCAATAAGGAAAAAGATCGCTTGTATGCGCATAAACCGAATCCACTATGACTGCAATTTCTTTCTGGTGAGCCGCATCGATCAACTTTTGCATGCCTTTTCTATTTCCGAAACGTTCGTCCACCCCGAAATACCCTATCGGTGCAAATCCCCAGTCCACCCTTTTCTCAACGTTGGAAAGGGGCATCAGTTCTATACAATTAATTCCCATGTCTGCGAGGTAATCCAGATGAGCAATCGTCCCTTCTATATCATCCGCAAACTCGCTGATCATGAGTTCATAGAGGACAATATCATTTATGAAAGGGGTTTTCCATGCCAGCTCATGTTTGTCCCACTCATAGGGTTCGTACCCGAGGGTGAAAGCGGATAATTTCCCTACCCCGAATTCTCTGGCGAAGGGATCGATAATCCAGTCAATAAGATCCGGCTTTTTTGGGGTTTTAAGGCAATACCTATAAACATATTTTCCAGGGGTTCCCCATGAAGAATAAGGTTTGAGCTTATCTTCAGCTTTGATATTTATCGCTGCAGACCAGTAATCCCCATAGTCCGGGTCCGTCGAATGTTCCATTCCGAAGTTCACTGGAGGTATATCCTGAAGGAACTGGTCCTTTTCATGAATAACCCTCACAAAGAGTTCATTTTCTCCCTCTTCCGACACACCCGGCAAAAAAAGCC containing:
- the rnz gene encoding ribonuclease Z — translated: MLRITFLGTGGSLPTRNRNPSAVMINREGELMLFDCGEGTQQQMMRAKTGMMSLSSIFVSHFHADHFLGIPGLIQTMSFMGRKDPLMIYGPAGTREFTELFKALGYFNLKYEIHGMELKPGDVVEGEGYVVRALETEHSTPSLGYALIENPRPGRFNREKAVALGVPPGPLFSKLQKGNPVEAGGKVVRPEEVMGTPRPGRTIVYSGDTRPCEAVLEASRDADLLIHDGSFADEMAEWAEESMHSTAGEVAALAKEAGVRKLVLTHISSRYTDDVEPILKDSKKVFENVIVAEDLMELEIPYRPE
- a CDS encoding alpha-amylase family glycosyl hydrolase, which codes for MENLSNNPKLLPLHKLGAREDKQTFGRISFGLFLPGVSEEGENELFVRVIHEKDQFLQDIPPVNFGMEHSTDPDYGDYWSAAINIKAEDKLKPYSSWGTPGKYVYRYCLKTPKKPDLIDWIIDPFAREFGVGKLSAFTLGYEPYEWDKHELAWKTPFINDIVLYELMISEFADDIEGTIAHLDYLADMGINCIELMPLSNVEKRVDWGFAPIGYFGVDERFGNRKGMQKLIDAAHQKEIAVIVDSVYAHTSDLFPYCYVYNELEYPPEENPFMGSFAENAFGVSTDFNHKFTRDFFLTVNNHWLESYHVDGFRYDYVPGYWLEDSDNGYTKLVRDTYQLVKAKKGSSDHWQRFFEGESINLIQCAEQLQKPVEILNKTYSNCTWQNRTLSAAREIAGNPGKLTDLGFLFGLIDYPAEVQNNGDKLTKTALQYLENHDHSRFICTFGTVPNDNELLREGDRVLWYRIQPYLISLLTAKGIPMLWQGQEFGENYFLPQEGWGRVLLYRPVRWEYFYTSEGRSLVNLVRKLVKLRRNNPQFSRGEHYFYNDYALYQSRNIMLFSRTYHGVFSLVALNFGARAQAVPFKFPFDGNYREELHGQDNLTGVSAGEAFQLNIPGNYGRIWTLET